One segment of Paenibacillus rhizovicinus DNA contains the following:
- a CDS encoding sugar-binding protein: MPAITVATTKVVGAEPASTLSILDYGATPDDETDDTAAIVSTIADAKTQGATVYVPAGTFLFNDVIMLDGVDLTGDGETSILKSTNLQHQSIELGGDGSDLSNVQLTTVTASERLSTDDSARVFVTNTATNFSIKGVVIDGGSSAGIINFGNNGVISGNTVKNTLADGIHNTGGSSDLLIENNTCIDNGDDQIAIVSYEKTPSWSKRVTIQNNNVSGGHARGITVSGGEDITVENNQIANTGGAGVYIASEGNWHTYAVSNLVVRGNTITGDSSNSSVAERGGIRLQGTNKAPSIDNALIENNILNGSKDSAVLIVGSLPINATFNDNQIADPAEYGIRIVQTVVGTLAFSGNTVSGSGKAAFSNGAAGAAVTTDMENDPEAGGDGGTEAEFAAAKGTPIIDGVADEQWKSSSLLQMNTDANGTTGTAKIMWDDKNLYYLFDMKDSTPNAKGTNENNDSVEVWTDELDAKHGTMQEGDYQLRVDVNNALSSTIASMNLNKVKSAVKTTADGYVIEIAVPYTSLSPKAGDKIGFNASANDDANGDGKRDTYISWIDKSLPYWADTTVFQEITLIDPPHAAMGTPVIDGNADELWSGSSSLQMNTDANGTTGTAKVAWDSKNLYYLFDVKDSTPNASGTNENNDSVEVWTDELNAKHGTMQLGDYQARVDINNFVSSAVSSLDLTKVKSAVKTTADGYIVEFAVPFTALTPKPGDKIGFNATANDDANGDGKRDTYVSWVDKSLPYWADTTVFKEVTLVGSASGGVTGPTAVAATESETFDAKASFGNTQGTGGWYSMKKLNGTYSYLTQYVTDTIPKWVDPDSTTGLPYTRDGFFHPDYASDAVKKWVAPKAGNIDITGTVFKTDVHGDGIVASILKNKDILWSHTVTSEADAIPDGVTNIHVEAGDAIYFVVNNNGSAANDETKWMPVITMTNALKLQAEDKTAATGANAVASAGAEGGKVVSGFDQGDYLVYGNVNLSGGFKTIEARLASVTTGGQFEVRLDSLTGPVIGTFTVADTDGWNQYETQTWGLTSEAKGLHNLYIVGKSGIGIANIDWFRLTNNESRGATVPYTTYEAESGTLGGGAALNDTPDPMHKEVASGKSYVNLNGTGEYVQWSNARDANRFVLRYSIPKDSSGTLSLYVNDVKKQTIDLSSTYLYDTGDANATRRFDETDLAIDINAGDTVKLQKDDGDSLAWYAIDLIDLETAAAPLSMPANFISVKEAPYLAVGDGVADDTAAIQSAVDDAAAQGKGVWLPAGTYNQSVKIEVPSGVNIQGAGIWYSRLHATTSISDWGGTVGFTLNDNTTISDLRISSVDTQRGGHSGIVVLTNPGKGHNDVLQNLWAEHVGCLEGWTDWTDSVIQNVRIRDTYFDGIHWGDGGNSGNLARNNAMRGLGDDGVAQVNLLNFGAIANSNVAEFNSMIASYWGRGLSDIGGNSLTLRDNLVDSSYNAGMMVATEPVGDQAKHETSYPIEGLKFQRNTINKAGHTGHNHAGLHFWLSVNPMKDIRVELNTIQNGETEGIHIDNTAYGDSGGRTQFNFNTVQNNALQSYNNANRLVVPVLNGNTGFNGQQSASVILGGPAEAGAEQPVDVAVGLAGVASNVYAGDFTVQYDPSQLAYVSSESSVAGFAVVDESASEGKVRILGARTSGTITGTVDLLKLHFKAQSIEHTATSYVYVSNAVVSDASGNETKLSNGSAYAVQVIGTVQPADKTQLTAKLAESQEKFDASEVGTGYGNYPQNTYNALGTAIRDANRVNLDENALQAQVDETTVSLGAALQAFSASMITRTSVGDLGRLAARYGATASDSDWSKLQKYDFNHDGKLDIVDLAALARMILGNPQ; this comes from the coding sequence CGGCGGGGACGTTCCTGTTCAACGACGTCATTATGCTGGACGGGGTCGATCTGACAGGCGACGGAGAGACATCGATTCTGAAAAGCACGAATCTGCAGCATCAATCGATCGAGCTTGGCGGCGACGGCTCCGACTTGAGCAACGTGCAATTGACCACCGTCACGGCGTCGGAACGATTGTCGACCGACGATTCCGCGCGGGTTTTCGTGACGAATACCGCCACCAACTTTTCGATTAAAGGCGTCGTTATCGACGGCGGATCTTCCGCCGGGATCATCAACTTCGGCAACAACGGCGTGATAAGCGGCAATACGGTCAAGAACACGCTTGCCGACGGGATTCACAATACCGGCGGCTCGAGCGATCTTCTCATCGAGAACAATACTTGCATCGATAACGGCGATGACCAAATCGCGATCGTCTCCTACGAGAAGACGCCCAGCTGGTCCAAGCGCGTTACGATTCAGAACAATAATGTGTCGGGAGGCCACGCCCGGGGAATTACGGTTTCCGGCGGCGAGGACATTACCGTCGAGAACAACCAGATCGCGAACACCGGCGGAGCGGGCGTCTACATTGCTTCGGAAGGAAATTGGCATACCTATGCCGTATCCAATCTGGTCGTGCGAGGGAATACGATCACCGGGGACAGCAGCAACAGCTCGGTTGCGGAACGGGGAGGCATCCGTCTGCAAGGTACGAACAAAGCGCCAAGCATCGATAATGCGCTGATCGAGAACAACATCTTGAACGGTTCCAAAGACAGCGCCGTCTTGATCGTGGGCTCGCTCCCGATCAACGCGACCTTTAACGACAACCAAATCGCCGATCCGGCCGAGTATGGGATTCGGATCGTCCAGACCGTTGTCGGCACGCTTGCGTTCTCCGGCAATACGGTGTCGGGTTCCGGCAAAGCCGCATTCTCCAATGGCGCAGCGGGCGCAGCCGTGACAACGGATATGGAGAACGATCCCGAAGCCGGCGGAGACGGCGGGACGGAGGCCGAATTCGCGGCTGCGAAAGGCACTCCGATCATCGATGGCGTAGCGGACGAGCAATGGAAGAGCTCCTCGCTGCTGCAAATGAACACGGATGCGAACGGCACGACGGGAACGGCCAAAATCATGTGGGACGACAAAAACTTGTACTACTTGTTCGACATGAAGGACAGCACGCCGAATGCAAAGGGCACGAACGAGAACAACGACTCCGTCGAGGTTTGGACGGATGAGCTGGACGCCAAGCACGGTACGATGCAGGAAGGCGATTATCAACTGCGAGTAGACGTCAACAATGCGCTATCGTCGACGATTGCCTCCATGAATTTGAACAAAGTGAAAAGCGCGGTGAAGACGACTGCGGACGGCTACGTCATTGAGATTGCCGTGCCGTACACGTCGCTGTCGCCGAAAGCAGGCGACAAAATCGGATTCAACGCCAGCGCGAACGACGATGCCAACGGCGACGGCAAGCGCGATACGTATATCAGCTGGATCGACAAATCGCTGCCGTACTGGGCGGATACGACCGTATTCCAAGAGATTACGTTAATCGATCCGCCGCATGCGGCGATGGGGACGCCTGTTATCGATGGGAACGCGGATGAGCTGTGGAGCGGATCCTCGTCCTTGCAAATGAATACGGATGCGAACGGCACGACCGGAACGGCGAAGGTCGCGTGGGACAGCAAAAATCTGTACTATCTGTTCGACGTGAAAGACAGTACGCCGAACGCGAGCGGCACGAACGAGAACAACGATTCCGTTGAGGTATGGACGGATGAGCTGAACGCCAAGCACGGCACGATGCAGCTGGGCGATTACCAGGCGAGAGTGGACATTAACAATTTCGTATCGTCGGCGGTTTCTTCGCTGGATCTGACGAAAGTAAAAAGCGCCGTGAAAACGACAGCCGACGGTTACATCGTCGAGTTCGCCGTACCTTTTACCGCTCTGACGCCGAAGCCGGGCGACAAGATCGGATTCAACGCGACCGCGAACGACGATGCGAATGGCGACGGCAAGCGCGATACGTACGTCAGCTGGGTGGACAAGTCGCTGCCATACTGGGCGGACACGACCGTGTTCAAAGAAGTTACGCTCGTCGGTTCCGCAAGCGGCGGCGTTACGGGGCCAACGGCCGTCGCAGCGACGGAGAGCGAAACTTTCGACGCGAAAGCTTCCTTCGGCAATACGCAAGGCACGGGCGGCTGGTACAGCATGAAGAAGCTTAACGGCACGTATTCCTATCTGACGCAATATGTCACGGATACCATTCCGAAGTGGGTAGATCCGGACAGCACGACAGGATTGCCGTATACGCGCGATGGTTTCTTCCATCCTGACTATGCTTCCGACGCCGTCAAGAAATGGGTAGCGCCGAAGGCGGGCAACATCGACATTACGGGAACGGTGTTCAAGACGGACGTTCACGGCGATGGCATCGTCGCATCCATTCTGAAGAACAAGGATATATTGTGGAGCCATACGGTCACTTCCGAAGCGGATGCCATTCCGGACGGGGTGACGAACATCCATGTGGAAGCCGGCGATGCGATCTACTTCGTCGTCAACAACAACGGAAGCGCGGCGAACGACGAGACGAAATGGATGCCCGTCATTACGATGACGAACGCATTGAAGCTGCAAGCGGAAGATAAGACGGCGGCAACCGGCGCGAATGCGGTTGCGTCTGCCGGAGCCGAGGGCGGCAAAGTCGTCAGCGGCTTCGATCAAGGCGATTACTTGGTCTATGGCAATGTCAATTTGAGCGGCGGTTTTAAGACGATTGAAGCCCGCCTCGCATCGGTTACTACGGGCGGCCAATTCGAAGTAAGGCTCGACAGCTTGACGGGTCCTGTCATCGGTACGTTTACGGTGGCGGATACGGACGGCTGGAACCAGTATGAAACCCAAACTTGGGGTCTGACGTCCGAAGCGAAAGGGCTGCACAATCTGTACATCGTCGGCAAGTCGGGTATCGGCATCGCCAATATCGACTGGTTCCGCCTGACGAACAACGAATCGCGCGGCGCGACCGTGCCATATACGACCTACGAAGCGGAAAGCGGTACGCTCGGCGGGGGCGCCGCGCTCAACGATACGCCGGATCCGATGCATAAGGAAGTCGCCTCGGGCAAGTCCTACGTCAATCTGAACGGCACGGGCGAGTACGTGCAGTGGAGCAACGCGCGAGACGCGAACCGGTTCGTGCTCCGTTACAGTATTCCGAAGGACAGCAGCGGCACGCTCAGTCTGTATGTCAACGACGTCAAGAAACAGACGATCGACCTAAGCTCGACGTATCTTTACGATACGGGCGATGCCAATGCGACGAGAAGATTCGACGAGACGGATCTGGCCATCGACATCAACGCCGGGGATACCGTCAAGTTGCAGAAGGATGATGGCGACAGCCTGGCTTGGTACGCGATCGATCTGATCGACCTCGAGACGGCGGCGGCTCCGTTAAGCATGCCGGCGAACTTCATCTCCGTTAAAGAGGCTCCGTATCTCGCAGTAGGCGACGGAGTCGCGGACGATACGGCGGCGATCCAGAGCGCCGTCGACGATGCGGCAGCGCAGGGCAAAGGCGTATGGCTTCCTGCAGGCACATACAACCAAAGCGTCAAGATCGAAGTGCCTTCAGGCGTGAACATTCAAGGCGCGGGCATCTGGTATTCGCGCCTGCACGCCACGACATCGATTTCGGATTGGGGCGGTACGGTCGGGTTTACGCTCAATGACAACACGACGATTTCCGACCTCCGGATCAGCAGCGTGGATACGCAGCGGGGCGGTCACTCCGGAATCGTCGTTCTGACGAACCCTGGCAAGGGCCACAACGACGTGCTGCAGAATTTATGGGCGGAGCACGTCGGATGCTTGGAAGGCTGGACGGACTGGACGGATTCGGTCATCCAGAACGTCCGTATCCGGGACACGTATTTCGACGGCATCCATTGGGGCGATGGCGGCAACAGCGGGAACCTTGCGCGCAACAATGCGATGCGGGGCCTTGGGGACGACGGCGTCGCGCAGGTTAACCTGCTCAACTTCGGCGCAATCGCCAACAGCAACGTGGCGGAGTTCAATTCGATGATCGCAAGCTACTGGGGAAGAGGCTTGTCGGATATCGGAGGCAACAGCTTGACCCTGCGCGACAATCTCGTCGACAGTTCCTACAACGCGGGCATGATGGTCGCGACCGAGCCCGTCGGAGATCAGGCCAAGCACGAGACCTCTTATCCGATCGAAGGGCTGAAGTTCCAACGGAACACGATCAATAAAGCAGGCCATACCGGCCATAACCACGCCGGTCTCCATTTCTGGCTCTCCGTCAATCCGATGAAGGACATTCGAGTCGAATTGAACACGATTCAGAACGGCGAGACGGAAGGGATCCACATCGACAACACGGCTTACGGCGACAGCGGAGGCCGCACGCAGTTTAACTTTAATACGGTACAGAACAATGCGCTCCAAAGCTATAACAATGCAAACAGGCTTGTCGTTCCCGTGTTGAACGGCAACACCGGTTTCAATGGCCAGCAATCCGCTTCCGTGATCCTCGGCGGGCCTGCCGAAGCAGGCGCGGAACAGCCGGTCGACGTGGCGGTAGGATTGGCGGGAGTGGCATCGAACGTGTATGCGGGAGACTTCACCGTCCAGTATGATCCTTCGCAGCTTGCTTATGTTTCTTCCGAATCGTCGGTCGCGGGATTCGCGGTTGTCGATGAGTCCGCTTCGGAGGGGAAAGTCCGGATATTGGGCGCGAGAACGAGCGGGACGATTACGGGAACCGTCGATCTTCTGAAGCTGCACTTCAAAGCGCAGTCCATCGAACATACGGCGACCAGCTATGTTTACGTCAGCAATGCGGTCGTCTCCGACGCATCGGGCAACGAAACGAAGTTGAGCAACGGCTCCGCTTACGCCGTACAGGTCATCGGAACGGTGCAGCCTGCAGACAAGACGCAGCTGACGGCTAAGCTAGCGGAATCTCAGGAGAAGTTCGATGCTTCCGAAGTAGGTACGGGGTATGGCAATTATCCGCAAAATACGTACAATGCGCTGGGAACCGCGATTCGCGACGCGAACCGCGTGAACCTGGACGAGAATGCTTTGCAGGCGCAAGTCGACGAGACGACCGTAAGCCTAGGAGCGGCGCTTCAAGCCTTCTCCGCTTCCATGATTACCCGGACATCCGTCGGCGATCTTGGACGGCTCGCCGCGAGATACGGGGCAACCGCATCCGATTCGGATTGGAGCAAACTGCAGAAATACGACTTCAACCATGACGGGAAATTGGATATCGTCGACCTTGCAGCGTTAGCCAGAATGATCCTCGGCAATCCGCAATAA